ATCCATGCGTTGTCTCAGAGTCGATGGGACGGCGCTTCAGCTTCGGTTGGAGCGCGGGGTTCGGGGTTGGGCGGCGGAACCAGATCGACGCCCCCCGCGGAAAACGGATGGCACCGGCACAAGCGCCGGGCGGCAAGGTAGGTGCCGCGCGCGGCGCCATGATACTGGATTGCCTCGCGCGCGTATTCCGAACAAGAAGGGTAAAAACGGCAACGGCTGCCGAGCAGCGGGCTCACGGCAGCCTTGTAGAAACGCAGCAACGCGATCAATACCGTTTGCATAACTGTCGACGCTTCGCGCGCCGCCATGTGGCCGGCCGGACCAGCCCGCCAGCCGAACCTCGGGAACCTCAGCCGGACGCCGGCCCGGCACTGCCGGGACCGCGCCGGGCGACCTCGCGCGCGGCCTTGTCGAGCAACTCGCGGATCTCGCCTTCGCAGAGCGCCACGAGCGGCGCCGAGGCCGCGCTCGGCATCGCCTTGCGATCGAGCCGCGCGTGCAGGCGCAGCAGGATGTCCCAGCCGGCGAACTCGGCGCGCCGCAGGCGGAACGCCTCGCGGGCGAGCCGCTTCACCAGGTTGCGCGTGACCGCGCGCGGCGCCTGTTTCTTGCCGACCACGAGGCCCAGA
The genomic region above belongs to Burkholderia plantarii and contains:
- the yidD gene encoding membrane protein insertion efficiency factor YidD, producing MQTVLIALLRFYKAAVSPLLGSRCRFYPSCSEYAREAIQYHGAARGTYLAARRLCRCHPFSAGGVDLVPPPNPEPRAPTEAEAPSHRL
- the rnpA gene encoding ribonuclease P protein component, yielding MSAVRGDAGDAVASPRIDPLPAGATFPKAARLLKTDEFSSVFRLRPWRRSVHFVVYGKPTGGAARLGLVVGKKQAPRAVTRNLVKRLAREAFRLRRAEFAGWDILLRLHARLDRKAMPSAASAPLVALCEGEIRELLDKAAREVARRGPGSAGPASG